In one window of Bacteroidales bacterium DNA:
- a CDS encoding beta-galactosidase: MKNVLYGAAFYEEYMPYDRLDRDVELMKQAGISVVRLGESTWSLFEPREGEFQFAWMDRIIDRLHKAGIKVILGTPTYSIPAWLAHKHPEVLAEYQGGSRAYYGIRQNMDITSPAYRFYAERIIRKMMEHYANHPAIIGYQVDNETTTYGANNRDFFLGFVDYMKDSYKSIEAVNKLWGLQYWGMTLNGWDEFPVRDGATSPSYKLEWERYKRKVIADYLTWQADIVREYKRPDQFITHCFMPAVFDLDQIASGRHLDVMSINVYHGSQDELTGEEIAFAGDYFRSVKQSNYLITETNAQTIGWDSKYQKPPYDGQLRMNVYAHLGSGANMVEYWHWHSLHYGQETYWKGVLSHDLEPNRAYNEVSRTAHELEKVGSHLVNLKKQNKIAILYSHDAAWGLQFMPFADGSHIYHNRLVLPMHKALYRMNAGVDFIFPGKSPFSNYSLVIIPSLYVAPDSLLVKIVDYVKNGGHVVLGFKSGFCNEYNAVRPVMMPGPLREACGFRYQEFSSISALPLKDNPFGVSEEDNKATDWCEFLIPETAEVVARYDHPFFGKYPAITTNRFGKGTVTYVGTNLTIPLYEALFRREIEKAGISDPAMQLHYPLIVKSGTNDLGRQVHYFFNYSSEPHQFAYPFAKGNDLLTGTNYLRGQTVTLAPWDVLITEE, translated from the coding sequence ATGAAGAATGTTTTATACGGAGCGGCATTTTATGAGGAATATATGCCTTACGACAGGCTTGACAGGGATGTGGAACTGATGAAGCAGGCAGGCATTTCGGTTGTCAGGCTTGGAGAATCGACCTGGAGCCTGTTCGAGCCCCGGGAAGGGGAATTTCAGTTTGCCTGGATGGACCGGATCATTGACAGGCTGCATAAGGCGGGCATCAAGGTCATTCTGGGGACGCCCACCTATTCCATTCCGGCCTGGCTTGCCCACAAGCATCCGGAGGTACTTGCCGAGTACCAGGGTGGGAGCAGGGCGTATTACGGAATCAGGCAGAACATGGACATAACCAGTCCGGCCTACCGTTTTTATGCCGAGCGCATCATCCGGAAGATGATGGAGCATTATGCAAACCATCCGGCCATTATCGGTTACCAGGTTGATAACGAAACCACTACCTACGGCGCCAACAACCGCGATTTCTTTTTGGGGTTTGTTGATTATATGAAAGACAGTTATAAGAGCATTGAGGCGGTTAACAAGCTCTGGGGCCTGCAGTACTGGGGAATGACCCTCAACGGATGGGATGAATTTCCGGTGCGCGACGGGGCCACAAGTCCTTCCTATAAGCTCGAATGGGAAAGGTACAAAAGAAAAGTGATTGCCGATTATCTTACCTGGCAGGCCGATATCGTACGGGAATATAAACGCCCCGACCAGTTTATCACCCACTGCTTCATGCCGGCAGTATTCGACCTCGACCAGATCGCTTCGGGCCGGCATCTCGATGTGATGTCGATCAATGTATATCATGGCTCGCAGGATGAACTTACCGGAGAGGAAATTGCTTTTGCCGGAGACTATTTCCGCAGTGTGAAGCAATCTAACTATCTGATTACGGAAACCAATGCCCAGACCATCGGCTGGGATTCGAAGTACCAGAAACCTCCCTACGATGGCCAACTCAGGATGAACGTATATGCCCACCTCGGCTCAGGGGCCAACATGGTAGAATACTGGCACTGGCATTCCCTCCATTACGGGCAGGAAACTTACTGGAAAGGGGTTCTTTCGCACGATCTGGAGCCGAACAGGGCCTATAATGAGGTGAGCAGGACGGCCCACGAACTGGAGAAGGTGGGAAGCCACCTGGTCAACCTGAAGAAACAGAATAAAATTGCTATTCTTTACAGCCATGATGCAGCCTGGGGCCTTCAGTTCATGCCCTTTGCCGACGGGAGCCATATTTACCACAACCGCCTGGTGCTTCCCATGCACAAAGCCCTTTACAGGATGAATGCCGGTGTGGACTTTATTTTTCCCGGGAAAAGCCCTTTCAGCAACTACAGCCTTGTGATCATTCCTTCGCTTTATGTAGCCCCCGATTCCCTGCTGGTGAAGATTGTTGACTATGTGAAGAACGGCGGCCATGTAGTGCTGGGATTTAAGAGCGGTTTCTGCAACGAATACAATGCCGTAAGGCCGGTCATGATGCCCGGGCCCCTGCGCGAAGCTTGCGGATTCAGGTATCAGGAGTTTTCCAGTATTTCCGCTTTGCCGCTGAAAGATAATCCCTTCGGTGTAAGCGAAGAAGACAATAAAGCCACCGACTGGTGTGAATTTCTGATTCCCGAAACAGCCGAAGTGGTTGCCCGGTATGATCATCCCTTCTTCGGGAAGTATCCGGCCATAACAACCAACCGTTTTGGCAAGGGGACGGTTACCTATGTGGGAACCAACCTGACAATACCTCTGTATGAAGCCCTTTTCAGGCGTGAAATTGAGAAAGCCGGTATTTCCGATCCGGCCATGCAACTGCATTACCCGCTCATTGTTAAGTCGGGAACAAATGATCTGGGCAGGCAGGTGCATTATTTCTTCAATTATTCTTCGGAACCGCATCAGTTTGCGTATCCCTTTGCCAAAGGAAACGATCTGCTGACCGGCACGAACTACCTGCGCGGGCAGACAGTAACCCTGGCTCCATGGGATGTTCTTATTACGGAAGAATAA